The following proteins are co-located in the Pyrobaculum calidifontis JCM 11548 genome:
- a CDS encoding PhoH family protein — MLDKLKPMTVGQERAVNVLRDPENELVGLFGPTGTGKSLLSIAYGIWAVENGKAKRFIIARPIVDVSTGETLTPERLGDMYYRIASAYLGDILGPYADSAYVEKLIKEEKVVVTDVSYLRGRTFDDSVIFLDDAQNVQPESAAEILIRLGRGSRLIVAGDPIFQKPVGVERDGATLLREALLGEEKAEVVDLGVKDIVRPGARRGIRLALELRMRKRTLSDAERYIYETARIFAPDADIITAVEFRADKDALGIKSENVPDALLVVKEGQLGRVVGKGGERIKTIEGEAGARLRVLEMTLDFKQWIRALHPIGWIQKHIVDADFAGPELLVQVKRSEFGAFIGQRGAYIRLIDRVMRRLLGIGVRAVEAE; from the coding sequence ATGCTTGACAAGCTTAAGCCGATGACTGTGGGGCAGGAGCGTGCTGTAAATGTGCTAAGGGACCCTGAGAACGAGCTTGTGGGTCTCTTTGGGCCCACTGGGACTGGCAAGTCGCTTTTGAGCATTGCCTACGGCATTTGGGCTGTGGAGAATGGGAAGGCTAAGCGGTTTATCATCGCGCGTCCAATCGTGGACGTGTCGACGGGGGAGACTCTGACGCCGGAGCGTCTCGGAGACATGTACTACAGAATAGCCTCGGCGTACTTGGGGGACATCCTGGGCCCCTACGCAGACAGCGCCTATGTGGAGAAGCTCATAAAGGAGGAGAAGGTGGTTGTCACAGACGTGTCGTACCTGCGCGGCAGGACCTTCGACGACAGCGTAATCTTCCTCGACGACGCGCAAAACGTGCAGCCGGAGAGCGCCGCGGAGATCTTGATAAGGCTTGGGAGAGGCAGCCGCCTCATTGTGGCCGGCGACCCCATTTTCCAAAAGCCCGTGGGCGTCGAGAGAGATGGGGCAACTCTTCTCAGAGAGGCGTTGCTGGGGGAGGAGAAGGCCGAGGTGGTGGACCTCGGCGTGAAGGACATCGTGAGGCCCGGCGCGAGGCGGGGGATTAGGCTTGCGCTCGAGCTGAGGATGCGCAAGAGGACGCTTTCAGACGCCGAGCGTTACATATACGAGACTGCGCGCATCTTTGCGCCAGATGCCGACATAATAACCGCCGTGGAGTTTCGCGCAGATAAAGACGCGCTGGGGATAAAGAGTGAAAATGTGCCAGACGCCCTCCTAGTCGTCAAAGAGGGGCAACTGGGCAGAGTGGTGGGCAAGGGCGGAGAGCGGATTAAGACCATTGAGGGGGAGGCGGGGGCGCGGCTGAGGGTGTTGGAAATGACCCTGGACTTTAAACAGTGGATTAGGGCGCTCCATCCCATCGGCTGGATTCAGAAGCACATCGTCGATGCAGACTTCGCAGGCCCCGAGCTGCTCGTGCAAGTAAAGAGGAGCGAGTTCGGCGCCTTTATAGGGCAGAGGGGCGCCTACATAAGGCTAATAGACAGAGTGATGAGGAGGCTTTTGGGCATCGGCGTAAGGGCAGTTGAGGCGGAGTAA
- a CDS encoding FAD binding domain-containing protein → MYPPEFEYVKVYTVGEAVRRLSAEGAVALAGGQSLIPLLKLRLISPTLVVDLGGIRELRYVQYGDVVKIGALTRHYELENSPCPLLRETARRIGDQQIRSLGTVGGSLAHADPLGDWPVAMLAAGASLVAEGPSGRREVEVDDFFRGPYSTALERGEVLTEVRLKCPPRVAFVKFSRRHNDFALVAVAVAAEVEEGHVKWVRIAASGVADKPIRLKKAEAAALGSRLSKDAVVEIAEVAAKEVEPPSDFRASSEYRRALVKVGVKRALERL, encoded by the coding sequence GTGTATCCTCCGGAGTTTGAATACGTAAAAGTGTATACAGTTGGCGAAGCGGTTCGCCGCCTCTCCGCCGAAGGCGCAGTGGCGCTGGCAGGGGGCCAGTCGCTGATCCCCCTCCTCAAGCTCAGGCTCATCTCTCCGACCCTTGTGGTAGACCTCGGCGGAATAAGAGAGCTGCGCTACGTCCAATACGGCGACGTGGTAAAGATAGGCGCGCTTACTAGGCACTACGAGCTGGAGAACTCCCCCTGCCCGTTGCTTAGAGAAACTGCAAGGAGGATAGGCGACCAACAGATTAGGTCGCTTGGCACCGTCGGGGGCTCTCTGGCCCACGCGGACCCCCTCGGCGATTGGCCTGTGGCAATGCTAGCGGCCGGGGCGTCGCTGGTCGCCGAGGGGCCCTCTGGGCGTAGAGAGGTGGAAGTGGACGACTTCTTCAGGGGGCCCTACTCCACGGCGCTGGAGCGGGGGGAAGTTTTGACGGAGGTGAGGCTCAAATGTCCGCCGCGTGTGGCCTTCGTAAAGTTCTCCAGAAGGCACAACGACTTCGCCCTAGTGGCGGTGGCCGTAGCGGCGGAGGTGGAGGAGGGACATGTGAAGTGGGTTAGAATCGCCGCGTCCGGCGTCGCCGACAAGCCCATTAGGCTTAAGAAGGCCGAGGCCGCCGCCCTGGGCTCCCGCCTGTCTAAAGACGCCGTCGTGGAAATAGCTGAGGTAGCTGCGAAGGAGGTGGAGCCGCCAAGCGACTTCAGGGCCTCCTCTGAGTATAGGCGGGCGCTTGTGAAAGTGGGAGTGAAGAGGGCCTTGGAGAGGCTATGA
- a CDS encoding NAD-dependent epimerase/dehydratase family protein encodes MRIVVTGGAGFIGSHLVDKLVELGYEVVVVDNLSSGRREFVNPSAELHVRDLKDYSWGAGIKGDVVFHFAANPEVRLSTTEPIVHFNENVVATFNVLEWARQTGVRTVVFASSSTVYGDADVIPTPEEEPYKPISVYGAAKAAGEVMCATYARLFGVRCLAVRYANVVGPRLRHGVIYDFIMKLRRNPNVLEVLGDGTQRKSYLYVRDAVEATLAAWKKFEEMDAPFLALNVGNVDAVRVLDIAQIVAEVLGLRPEIRLVPSTPDGRGWPGDVKYMTLAVTKLMKLTGWRPTMTSAEAVKKTAEDLAKELWG; translated from the coding sequence ATGAGAATTGTTGTAACAGGCGGCGCTGGGTTCATTGGTAGCCACCTCGTGGACAAGCTCGTGGAGCTTGGGTACGAGGTCGTCGTCGTGGACAACCTCTCGAGCGGCAGACGCGAGTTTGTCAACCCCAGCGCAGAGCTCCACGTCAGAGACCTCAAGGACTACTCCTGGGGCGCGGGGATCAAAGGCGACGTAGTTTTCCACTTCGCCGCAAACCCCGAAGTCCGCCTATCCACCACAGAGCCCATCGTTCACTTCAACGAGAACGTGGTAGCCACTTTCAACGTGTTAGAGTGGGCGAGGCAGACGGGGGTGAGGACTGTGGTATTTGCCTCATCCTCCACCGTGTACGGCGACGCCGACGTCATTCCAACGCCGGAGGAAGAGCCGTACAAGCCGATATCGGTCTACGGCGCGGCAAAGGCGGCGGGCGAGGTCATGTGCGCCACCTACGCCAGGCTATTCGGCGTCCGGTGCCTCGCGGTTAGGTACGCGAATGTGGTAGGGCCCCGGCTTAGGCACGGCGTAATATACGACTTTATAATGAAGCTCAGGAGAAACCCCAACGTCCTCGAGGTGCTGGGAGACGGGACGCAGAGAAAGAGCTACCTCTACGTCAGAGACGCCGTAGAGGCCACGTTGGCCGCGTGGAAGAAGTTCGAGGAGATGGATGCCCCCTTCCTAGCCCTCAACGTGGGCAACGTAGACGCGGTGAGGGTGTTAGACATTGCGCAGATAGTGGCAGAGGTCTTGGGGCTAAGGCCCGAGATTAGGCTAGTCCCCTCTACCCCAGACGGGAGGGGGTGGCCCGGAGACGTGAAGTACATGACACTCGCAGTGACAAAGCTCATGAAGCTGACGGGGTGGAGGCCCACTATGACAAGCGCCGAGGCCGTTAAAAAGACGGCGGAGGACCTGGCAAAAGAGCTATGGGGCTAG
- a CDS encoding NUDIX hydrolase → MERPAVAVAAAVVKDGKVLLIKRKYPPSAGKWSLPGGHVELGERLEEAVLRELREETGIEGVVKKFLAPVEYIEREGDKVKYHFVILVYLVEGDGAPRASDDAEDAAWVELERAFELDLTKTAREVLRLLAESGGRG, encoded by the coding sequence ATGGAGAGGCCAGCAGTAGCCGTGGCCGCGGCCGTGGTCAAAGATGGGAAGGTCCTTCTCATCAAGCGTAAGTACCCACCGTCGGCGGGCAAGTGGTCTCTCCCAGGGGGCCACGTGGAGTTGGGAGAGAGACTTGAGGAGGCTGTGCTTAGGGAGCTGAGGGAGGAGACGGGCATAGAGGGCGTTGTAAAAAAGTTCTTGGCCCCAGTGGAGTACATAGAGCGGGAGGGGGACAAGGTGAAATACCACTTTGTCATTCTCGTGTACTTGGTGGAGGGCGACGGGGCGCCAAGGGCCTCGGACGACGCCGAAGACGCCGCATGGGTGGAGTTAGAAAGGGCGTTTGAGCTGGACTTAACTAAGACCGCTAGGGAGGTGCTGAGGCTTCTGGCTGAGTCTGGCGGGAGGGGCTAA
- a CDS encoding alcohol dehydrogenase catalytic domain-containing protein: protein MKAFVLRAFGEQPSLEEVEKPRATRGRVVVRVVAAGVCYRDYLAYKGFQRVKLPIVPGHEFAGVVEEVGEGVEGLKVGDAVAGMMYEFCGECEHCRSGREYLCRNRKVLGEEIPGVFAEYVSVDYKALVKIPPGVSFEAASYAACVLSTLVRAARVAEVGPGKVVVVTGAGGGVGIHAVQVAKAYGAKVVAVTSPAKAEAVSKFADHVVTTATFSEEVKKLGGADAAIENVGGPTLEQTVRSLNWGGKVALVGNVDPKPASLPLGLLILKQVEILPVLQGSKRDLEAALQMLASGAVKPVYTLYHFSELPKLLEETPKASHIGRRVVKIGG, encoded by the coding sequence ATGAAGGCCTTTGTCTTACGGGCCTTCGGCGAACAGCCTTCTCTTGAGGAAGTGGAAAAGCCGCGGGCGACGCGCGGCCGCGTGGTGGTGAGAGTTGTGGCCGCCGGCGTGTGTTATAGGGACTACCTGGCTTATAAGGGGTTTCAGCGGGTCAAACTGCCAATAGTGCCCGGGCACGAGTTCGCGGGAGTAGTGGAAGAGGTGGGCGAGGGCGTAGAGGGCTTAAAGGTGGGCGACGCGGTGGCTGGCATGATGTACGAGTTCTGCGGAGAGTGCGAGCACTGCAGATCTGGCAGAGAGTATCTGTGTAGGAATAGGAAAGTCCTGGGGGAGGAGATCCCCGGAGTCTTCGCCGAGTATGTGTCAGTGGATTACAAGGCCCTTGTAAAAATACCGCCAGGCGTTTCCTTCGAGGCCGCGTCTTACGCGGCTTGCGTCCTCTCCACCTTGGTTAGAGCGGCCAGAGTGGCAGAGGTGGGGCCTGGTAAGGTGGTAGTTGTGACCGGCGCAGGGGGCGGCGTGGGGATACACGCGGTGCAAGTGGCCAAGGCCTATGGGGCAAAGGTGGTGGCTGTGACTAGCCCCGCCAAGGCCGAGGCAGTGTCTAAATTCGCAGACCACGTGGTTACCACGGCTACGTTCTCCGAAGAGGTAAAGAAGCTCGGGGGCGCGGATGCGGCCATTGAAAACGTCGGAGGGCCCACGCTGGAGCAGACGGTTAGGTCGCTGAACTGGGGCGGCAAAGTGGCCCTCGTGGGGAACGTGGACCCCAAGCCGGCATCTCTGCCCCTAGGCCTCTTGATCTTGAAACAGGTGGAAATTCTGCCAGTTCTCCAGGGGAGCAAACGAGACCTCGAGGCGGCGCTCCAGATGTTGGCCTCCGGCGCAGTCAAGCCTGTGTATACACTGTACCACTTCTCCGAGTTGCCCAAGTTGCTTGAGGAGACGCCCAAGGCCTCCCACATAGGCAGGCGGGTGGTCAAAATAGGCGGCTAG
- the cutA gene encoding glyceraldehyde dehydrogenase subunit alpha, producing MRYIGKPILRVEDDVILRGRAQYVDDIEPPGVLYAGFVRSPYAHARVVKVDLSDVRGAKGVVAVFGPELGFAPGGKVRYQGEAVAMVVARDRYLLYDALEKAVVEYEPLPAVLDIFEAMKPGAPLVDESLGSNIASDEVYQGGDVEGAFREAARVLEGRLSTQRVIPAAMEPRGVVAMYDGATLTMWSSTQVPFDIKKEVAKALDLPLSSVRVIQPYVGGAFGSKLLVYPEEVAVAKAAYMLKRTVKWVATRSEDFKATTHGRALVLDYKVAVDNGGRILAIEGTVYADAGAYYWGEGLADTAAKMLPGPYEIRAARVRAVSVLTNKTPLSAYRGAGRPEATFFIERIVDAVADELGLDRIEVRRRNLVKRLPYTNPLGVTYDTGDYPAVFERALEKLGYYQLKRWAEEEWKKNGRLIGVGLSAYVEITTFGYEAVVMRAERDGSITVYTALTPTGQGLVTALAQVVADELEIPIEKVRVYWGDTAYVPDGIGTMGSRSITAGGSAAILAARKLKAELSKAAAQLLNCEPVYRGGVFHCGDRSATIQDVVKAVLRGDAEAQLTVEAIYHAESNFPFGVHLAVVEVDPETGFVKPLLYKSYDDVGQVVNPLLAAGQIHGGALQGIAQALYEEAIYDEGGNLLTPNLAYYYVPTAHEAPRFEVYFAEEPHPSATPIGSKGIGEAATIASTPAVISAVEDAIRKINPRARIVKTPADPEYVYKLMWSARG from the coding sequence ATGAGGTACATCGGCAAGCCCATCCTCCGTGTCGAGGACGACGTCATTTTGAGAGGGCGCGCGCAGTATGTAGACGACATAGAACCCCCAGGCGTGTTATACGCTGGGTTCGTCAGATCTCCGTATGCCCATGCCAGAGTTGTAAAAGTGGATTTGTCGGACGTTAGGGGGGCCAAAGGCGTCGTGGCAGTGTTTGGCCCAGAGCTCGGCTTTGCCCCCGGCGGGAAAGTCCGCTACCAGGGAGAGGCCGTGGCAATGGTAGTGGCCAGAGACAGATATCTGCTCTACGACGCGTTGGAGAAGGCAGTGGTGGAATACGAGCCGCTTCCCGCCGTGTTGGACATATTTGAGGCAATGAAGCCCGGGGCCCCGCTGGTGGACGAGTCGCTTGGCTCCAACATTGCAAGCGACGAGGTATACCAAGGTGGCGACGTGGAGGGCGCGTTTAGAGAGGCGGCGCGGGTCCTCGAGGGGAGGCTGTCCACTCAGCGCGTTATACCAGCGGCTATGGAGCCGCGTGGCGTCGTGGCCATGTACGACGGAGCGACGCTGACTATGTGGAGCTCTACGCAGGTGCCCTTCGACATTAAGAAAGAGGTGGCTAAGGCGCTTGACCTGCCCCTCTCCTCTGTGAGAGTCATTCAGCCGTACGTGGGCGGCGCCTTTGGCTCAAAGCTCCTCGTCTACCCGGAGGAGGTGGCGGTGGCAAAGGCGGCCTATATGCTCAAGAGGACGGTTAAGTGGGTCGCGACGAGGAGCGAGGACTTCAAGGCCACGACCCACGGGAGGGCCCTCGTCCTAGACTACAAAGTCGCCGTTGACAACGGCGGCAGAATTTTGGCAATCGAGGGAACCGTGTACGCAGACGCCGGGGCCTACTACTGGGGCGAGGGGCTGGCGGACACGGCGGCGAAGATGTTGCCGGGGCCGTACGAGATTAGAGCGGCGAGGGTGAGGGCGGTCTCTGTGTTGACCAATAAGACCCCCCTAAGCGCGTACCGCGGCGCAGGGCGCCCCGAGGCGACGTTCTTCATCGAGAGGATAGTGGATGCAGTGGCCGACGAGCTGGGCCTAGACCGCATAGAGGTAAGGAGAAGGAACTTGGTCAAGCGTCTCCCGTACACGAACCCGCTCGGCGTCACGTACGACACGGGGGACTACCCTGCCGTGTTCGAGAGAGCGCTTGAAAAACTCGGCTACTACCAGCTCAAGAGGTGGGCGGAGGAGGAGTGGAAGAAGAATGGGAGGCTCATAGGCGTAGGGCTTTCGGCATATGTAGAAATAACTACGTTTGGCTACGAGGCCGTGGTCATGCGGGCCGAGCGCGACGGGAGTATAACAGTGTACACCGCACTCACTCCCACAGGCCAAGGGCTTGTGACCGCCCTCGCGCAAGTGGTGGCAGACGAGCTAGAAATACCGATAGAGAAGGTGAGGGTGTACTGGGGCGACACCGCCTACGTCCCCGACGGAATTGGGACCATGGGATCTCGTTCAATAACGGCGGGGGGCTCCGCGGCCATCCTCGCCGCGAGGAAGCTTAAGGCCGAGTTGTCGAAGGCGGCGGCGCAGTTGTTGAACTGCGAGCCCGTGTACAGAGGCGGCGTCTTCCACTGCGGAGACAGAAGCGCAACGATACAAGACGTGGTTAAAGCAGTGCTGAGGGGCGACGCCGAGGCGCAGCTGACAGTTGAGGCCATATACCACGCCGAGTCCAACTTCCCCTTCGGCGTACACTTAGCCGTCGTAGAAGTGGACCCAGAGACGGGGTTTGTCAAACCGCTTTTGTACAAGTCGTACGACGACGTGGGGCAAGTGGTCAACCCCCTGCTGGCCGCTGGTCAAATACACGGCGGCGCGCTCCAGGGCATTGCACAAGCCTTGTACGAGGAGGCAATATACGACGAGGGGGGCAACCTCCTCACCCCCAACCTCGCCTACTACTACGTGCCCACGGCCCACGAGGCGCCGAGGTTCGAGGTCTATTTCGCAGAGGAGCCTCACCCCTCGGCGACGCCCATTGGGAGCAAGGGCATAGGCGAGGCCGCTACCATTGCTTCAACGCCTGCGGTCATAAGCGCGGTGGAAGACGCCATTAGGAAGATAAACCCCAGGGCCAGAATTGTTAAGACGCCGGCGGACCCCGAGTACGTGTACAAGCTAATGTGGTCTGCACGGGGGTAG
- a CDS encoding nucleotidyltransferase family protein: MVCTGVVLAAGASTRFGGLKLVAEYRGKPLVRWAVESAKEALGEVYVVLGYVADEVRRAAGLVDGFIYNPWWRLGLSTSVKAAVSALIDRRCLVFMLGDMPEVSPRTVVAVASACERGIVFPVYKGARGNPAACCRDAYPLALELLSGDVGLRALVEHAEVKYVEVDDPGVLFDVDTPSGGRIYPRQ; encoded by the coding sequence GTGGTCTGCACGGGGGTAGTCCTAGCGGCGGGGGCCTCCACGAGGTTCGGCGGGCTGAAGCTTGTGGCAGAGTACAGGGGGAAGCCGCTTGTGAGATGGGCCGTTGAGTCTGCCAAAGAGGCGCTTGGGGAAGTGTACGTAGTCTTGGGCTACGTCGCCGACGAGGTGCGCAGGGCGGCGGGGCTGGTGGACGGCTTTATCTACAACCCGTGGTGGCGCCTTGGGCTTTCCACAAGTGTAAAGGCGGCGGTCTCCGCGTTGATAGACAGGAGGTGCCTCGTGTTCATGCTGGGGGACATGCCCGAGGTGTCTCCACGCACAGTTGTCGCAGTGGCGTCGGCGTGTGAAAGAGGCATCGTGTTCCCCGTGTACAAGGGGGCGAGGGGTAACCCCGCGGCGTGTTGCAGAGACGCATACCCCCTGGCCTTGGAGCTGTTGTCAGGCGACGTGGGGCTTAGGGCGCTTGTGGAACACGCCGAGGTTAAATATGTGGAGGTGGACGACCCCGGCGTATTATTCGACGTAGATACGCCTAGCGGGGGGCGAATATATCCTCGGCAGTGA
- a CDS encoding prephenate dehydrogenase, with the protein MRVGIVGGGAMGQWLRREIGKAHDVLIYDVDKSKSDVESLAALVEWSDVVLVAVPFWDTAKVLDAIAPTASGRLVMDIATFKEGLAEVYRRFPPDAEVATVHPLFGPGASGIRGQRVLVMEVPGRSGAQRAFEFWRSLGAEVEWGDLSKHDYYVSRTIALSYAVGLALARLYSEAGEEIVKYGGTSFKYLATYAFSLLRDKNAQRYAERAPLDEFMKALQEGGDLGRSLIDPDVAYERFYKALECIGDIFKRE; encoded by the coding sequence GTGAGAGTGGGCATTGTGGGAGGCGGCGCCATGGGGCAGTGGCTTAGGCGCGAGATAGGCAAGGCGCACGACGTGTTGATATACGACGTGGACAAGTCGAAGAGCGACGTGGAAAGCCTCGCGGCGCTTGTAGAGTGGTCTGATGTGGTGCTGGTGGCGGTGCCCTTTTGGGACACCGCGAAGGTCCTAGACGCCATTGCGCCCACGGCCTCTGGGCGGCTTGTGATGGACATAGCGACCTTTAAGGAGGGGCTGGCAGAGGTGTACAGACGGTTTCCCCCCGACGCAGAGGTGGCCACGGTCCACCCCCTGTTTGGGCCGGGCGCCTCCGGCATAAGAGGGCAGAGGGTGTTGGTGATGGAGGTGCCGGGGAGGAGCGGGGCTCAGCGCGCCTTTGAGTTCTGGCGGAGCCTTGGCGCAGAAGTGGAGTGGGGCGACTTGTCTAAACACGACTACTATGTCTCAAGGACGATCGCGTTGAGCTACGCGGTGGGGCTTGCACTCGCAAGACTGTACTCCGAGGCAGGCGAAGAGATCGTCAAATATGGAGGCACGTCCTTCAAATACCTCGCCACCTACGCCTTCTCGCTTCTCAGAGACAAAAACGCGCAACGGTACGCGGAGAGGGCCCCGCTGGACGAGTTCATGAAAGCTCTGCAGGAGGGCGGCGACCTTGGTAGATCGTTGATTGACCCAGACGTGGCCTACGAGAGGTTTTACAAGGCGCTGGAGTGTATAGGCGATATCTTTAAAAGGGAGTAG
- a CDS encoding pyrroline-5-carboxylate reductase family protein, giving the protein MVGVIGAGKLGSQIAIRLSGNGVRVVASVKSERSYQRLSALGLEVYRDNKVVVELSDVLILAVKPANLPELDFYTEKPLISFVAGATSEALRRLSARPYRAMTNIGLTTIAVAGPYDKAVEELLSRIAPTIWVEERLIDPLTILLGSGPAIVAELAMALVRASVNIGIPWDVAREITLSLMTALPYLDDKFGLEKVAQYVATPGGTTIKALLELAPAEAAIASAFEKAYERVLKLRQQTS; this is encoded by the coding sequence GTGGTTGGGGTAATAGGCGCTGGTAAGCTCGGTAGCCAAATAGCCATCAGACTCTCGGGCAACGGGGTTAGAGTTGTGGCATCGGTGAAGAGCGAGAGGTCGTATCAGCGCCTGTCCGCCCTCGGCCTCGAGGTGTACCGAGACAACAAAGTGGTCGTGGAGCTGAGCGACGTGTTAATACTCGCGGTGAAGCCGGCTAATTTGCCCGAGCTGGACTTCTACACGGAGAAGCCGCTCATCTCCTTCGTGGCTGGCGCAACCTCTGAGGCGCTTCGCAGACTGTCGGCTAGGCCCTACCGCGCGATGACGAACATTGGCCTAACCACCATAGCGGTGGCCGGCCCCTACGACAAGGCTGTGGAAGAGCTTCTCTCTAGAATTGCCCCGACGATTTGGGTCGAGGAGAGGCTTATAGACCCGTTGACCATCCTCCTGGGGAGCGGGCCCGCCATAGTTGCCGAGTTGGCCATGGCGTTGGTCCGCGCCTCTGTCAACATTGGAATACCTTGGGACGTGGCTAGGGAGATCACCCTCTCTCTAATGACCGCTCTCCCATACCTAGACGACAAGTTCGGCCTTGAGAAAGTGGCCCAGTACGTGGCCACGCCCGGCGGCACGACGATAAAGGCCCTCCTCGAGCTAGCCCCGGCGGAGGCGGCTATAGCAAGCGCCTTTGAGAAGGCGTACGAGCGCGTGTTAAAATTACGCCAACAGACCTCCTAG
- the aroE gene encoding shikimate dehydrogenase — MYFAVIGKGIRGKSASPAMHTASFKALGIDAVYVALDVPREELGCFAQLARLNFRGFNVTIPHKEEIVKYLDALAAEARAVGAVNTVLVERNLLVGYNTDALAVYNLAGDYIKGADVLIIGAGGAARAAAFAAVKAEARRIYIMNRTAERAEALAKEFGEKFSREVTAVRWGEAPPADVVINATPIHDQILADLSKAALYVEFVYTPTPRTRMVQEAEKRGVKVVDGVSLLVEQGALAERIWLGVEPDREVMRRAVAQFLGL; from the coding sequence GTGTACTTCGCCGTAATTGGGAAGGGAATTAGGGGAAAGTCGGCCAGCCCAGCCATGCACACGGCCTCTTTCAAGGCGCTCGGCATCGACGCCGTGTACGTGGCGCTGGACGTGCCAAGGGAAGAGCTCGGCTGCTTTGCCCAACTCGCCCGCCTAAACTTCCGCGGGTTCAACGTCACAATACCACACAAGGAGGAGATAGTGAAGTACTTAGACGCCTTGGCGGCGGAGGCGAGGGCCGTAGGAGCCGTAAACACAGTGCTCGTGGAGAGGAACCTCTTGGTGGGCTACAACACAGACGCCCTAGCTGTATATAACCTCGCCGGGGACTATATAAAGGGAGCCGACGTGTTAATAATAGGCGCAGGCGGCGCGGCTAGGGCAGCCGCCTTCGCCGCAGTCAAGGCCGAGGCGCGGAGGATCTATATAATGAACAGGACGGCGGAGAGGGCTGAGGCTCTGGCCAAGGAGTTTGGGGAAAAATTCAGTCGCGAAGTGACAGCAGTTAGATGGGGCGAGGCTCCGCCTGCCGACGTGGTAATAAACGCGACCCCCATACACGACCAAATACTCGCCGACTTGAGCAAGGCCGCCCTCTACGTGGAGTTCGTCTACACCCCAACCCCCCGCACTAGGATGGTCCAAGAGGCGGAGAAGAGGGGGGTCAAGGTGGTGGACGGAGTAAGCCTCTTAGTGGAGCAGGGCGCCCTCGCCGAGAGGATATGGCTGGGGGTAGAGCCCGACAGAGAGGTCATGAGGAGGGCCGTGGCGCAGTTCCTCGGGCTATGA
- a CDS encoding (2Fe-2S)-binding protein, with protein sequence MKITLKVNGNIHEVEVEPRRLLVHVLRELGYTSVKVGCDTATCGACTVLMNGRPVKSCNVLAVQADGAEIITAEYSDELMEKIREAFKRNHAAQCGYCTSGMLISAYHLAKSGAKSEEEVVEGISGNLCRCTGYQNIINAIKEVLV encoded by the coding sequence ATGAAGATCACGCTTAAGGTGAACGGAAACATACACGAGGTAGAAGTAGAGCCCAGGAGGCTGTTGGTACACGTACTTAGGGAGCTGGGCTACACCTCTGTTAAAGTAGGTTGCGACACGGCGACGTGTGGCGCGTGTACAGTGTTGATGAACGGCAGGCCTGTCAAAAGCTGTAACGTGTTGGCCGTCCAAGCAGACGGCGCTGAGATCATCACGGCTGAGTACAGCGACGAGCTCATGGAGAAGATAAGGGAGGCGTTTAAGAGGAACCACGCGGCTCAGTGCGGCTACTGCACCTCGGGCATGCTCATATCTGCCTACCACTTGGCCAAGTCCGGCGCCAAGAGCGAGGAGGAGGTTGTGGAGGGGATAAGCGGAAATCTGTGCAGGTGCACGGGATATCAAAACATCATAAACGCCATAAAGGAGGTGTTGGTATGA